One Microbacterium trichothecenolyticum DNA window includes the following coding sequences:
- a CDS encoding MerR family transcriptional regulator codes for MSTQPAFTVLDDSDASLGIAEVAHLSGLSQDTLRWYEREGLLPAVHRGTDRRRRYSRRDAALVEMLAKLRDSGMPTEEMREFSRLVAGGAATHGQRLAILERHRDRIHRRQVELDQHLASLDEKVSHYRYLIGAGLDCDGQPVPTLPATRSSPTPAEGESR; via the coding sequence ATGAGCACGCAACCCGCCTTCACGGTGCTGGACGACTCGGACGCGAGCCTGGGGATCGCCGAGGTCGCACACCTCAGCGGACTCAGTCAGGACACGCTCCGCTGGTATGAGCGGGAGGGGCTCTTGCCCGCCGTGCATCGCGGGACAGACCGCAGGCGGCGTTACTCCCGCCGGGACGCCGCGCTGGTGGAGATGCTCGCGAAACTGCGCGACAGCGGGATGCCGACGGAAGAGATGCGCGAGTTCTCCCGGCTCGTCGCCGGTGGCGCCGCTACCCACGGGCAGCGTCTGGCGATCCTGGAACGTCATCGCGACCGCATCCACCGCCGCCAAGTCGAACTCGACCAACACCTCGCGTCACTCGACGAGAAAGTGAGTCACTACCGGTACCTCATCGGAGCCGGCCTCGACTGCGACGGCCAGCCCGTGCCGACACTCCCCGCAACCAGGTCATCCCCGACCCCTGCGGAAGGAGAGTCACGATGA